One region of Carassius gibelio isolate Cgi1373 ecotype wild population from Czech Republic chromosome A1, carGib1.2-hapl.c, whole genome shotgun sequence genomic DNA includes:
- the LOC128016134 gene encoding B- and T-lymphocyte attenuator isoform X1, translating into MIQGVKRYKKKRETEMIICNLAVSLLLLSLGISGTENGSVMNCISVIRVPRNTVFRAPVMTELKINCTITTLEGCHGNPRVSWCKINGSHCKAFNYSHHIKTDLKSIKEHEWMYFLIFLNISVEDTGSYRCKGGDTSVSHTINVTVRDKNENEGNQSNTRDPNSGQKDLKWLWPYVYICSGIAGLVVIVMTVTLLIIRFKGTKSTRKDTTTKNQSKAHHNTPSTSDQLTSASYHGCVTPPVRGASSAGRVSDGSHNTAGTERGEEENALVYASLNHQAMSRVPRRTARQEPEHSEYVAIRFR; encoded by the exons ATGATTCAGGGAGTTAAGAggtacaaaaaaaagagagaaacagagatg ATCATTTGTAACCTTGCCGTTTCTCTTCTTCTGCTATCACTTGGCATCAGCGGTACAGAAAATG GGTCTGTTATGAATTGTATTTCAGTGATCAGAGTGCCACGAAACACAGTGTTTAGAGCTCCGGTTATGACCGAGTTGAAGATAAACTGTACTATAACAACTCTAGAAGGATGTCACGGGAACCCAAGGGTCTCATGGTGCAAAATCAATGGAAGTCACTGTAAAGCTTTTAATTACTCACATCACATAAAAACTGATTTGAAGAGCATCAAAGAACATGAATGGATGTATTTCCTGATTTTCCTGAACATCTCAGTGGAGGACACAGGTTCCTACAGATGTAAAGGTGGTGACACATCTGTAAGTCATACTATTAATGTCACTGTGAGAG ATAAAAATGAGAATGAGGGCAATCAAAGCAACACAC GTGATCCGAATTCAGGTCAAAAGGATCTTAAGTGGCTCTGGCCGTATGTGTACATCTGCAGTGGAATAGCAGGGCTGGTGGTCATAGTTATGACTGTAACATTGCTTATCATCAGATTCAAAG GGACAAAATCAACAAGAAAAGATACGACAACTAAAAATCAG AGCAAAGCTCATCACAACACCCCTTCCACCTCTGATCAGCTGACCTCTGCTTCATATCATGGCTGTGTAACTCCACCTGTCAGAGGAGCATCATCAGCTGGAAGAGTTTCAGATGGTAGCCACAACACAGCTGGCACAGAAAGAGGAGAAGAAGAGAATGCTCTGGTGTATGCTTCTTTGAATCACCAGGCTATGTCCAGAGTGCCGAGAAGAACAGCACGACAAGAACCAGAACATTCAGAATATGTGGCAATCCGGTTCCGGTAA
- the LOC128016134 gene encoding B- and T-lymphocyte attenuator isoform X2 — MIQGVKRYKKKRETEMIICNLAVSLLLLSLGISGTENVIRVPRNTVFRAPVMTELKINCTITTLEGCHGNPRVSWCKINGSHCKAFNYSHHIKTDLKSIKEHEWMYFLIFLNISVEDTGSYRCKGGDTSVSHTINVTVRDKNENEGNQSNTRDPNSGQKDLKWLWPYVYICSGIAGLVVIVMTVTLLIIRFKGTKSTRKDTTTKNQSKAHHNTPSTSDQLTSASYHGCVTPPVRGASSAGRVSDGSHNTAGTERGEEENALVYASLNHQAMSRVPRRTARQEPEHSEYVAIRFR; from the exons ATGATTCAGGGAGTTAAGAggtacaaaaaaaagagagaaacagagatg ATCATTTGTAACCTTGCCGTTTCTCTTCTTCTGCTATCACTTGGCATCAGCGGTACAGAAAATG TGATCAGAGTGCCACGAAACACAGTGTTTAGAGCTCCGGTTATGACCGAGTTGAAGATAAACTGTACTATAACAACTCTAGAAGGATGTCACGGGAACCCAAGGGTCTCATGGTGCAAAATCAATGGAAGTCACTGTAAAGCTTTTAATTACTCACATCACATAAAAACTGATTTGAAGAGCATCAAAGAACATGAATGGATGTATTTCCTGATTTTCCTGAACATCTCAGTGGAGGACACAGGTTCCTACAGATGTAAAGGTGGTGACACATCTGTAAGTCATACTATTAATGTCACTGTGAGAG ATAAAAATGAGAATGAGGGCAATCAAAGCAACACAC GTGATCCGAATTCAGGTCAAAAGGATCTTAAGTGGCTCTGGCCGTATGTGTACATCTGCAGTGGAATAGCAGGGCTGGTGGTCATAGTTATGACTGTAACATTGCTTATCATCAGATTCAAAG GGACAAAATCAACAAGAAAAGATACGACAACTAAAAATCAG AGCAAAGCTCATCACAACACCCCTTCCACCTCTGATCAGCTGACCTCTGCTTCATATCATGGCTGTGTAACTCCACCTGTCAGAGGAGCATCATCAGCTGGAAGAGTTTCAGATGGTAGCCACAACACAGCTGGCACAGAAAGAGGAGAAGAAGAGAATGCTCTGGTGTATGCTTCTTTGAATCACCAGGCTATGTCCAGAGTGCCGAGAAGAACAGCACGACAAGAACCAGAACATTCAGAATATGTGGCAATCCGGTTCCGGTAA